A stretch of Nitrospira sp. DNA encodes these proteins:
- a CDS encoding HD domain-containing protein produces MTEPLRSSDPATASAAAAQPILTHEKSLTKKVAKGSEAGDIYDQQVLMLGTQLVTQLSILIKMFRIHGRTNAALDGPVDTAMTVIATLAHEEPATIRLQNDFLFLGQRHLKVTSGQMAVFSIVIDTFNKWNIGGVSFAASTTPRDLRELAYQLATFDVVKSSLDTLRTALEEQSVKGITIEERRVLRGKATAKTRYANAAAAVGKLIQDSREKGTIGFKQAKRAIQSIVDLMMNDEASLLGLTTLRCHDQYTHNHSVNVSLLSMALGNRAGYPKVELADLGLAALFHDLGKATIPMEVLNKPGEFTEEEWQMMRNHPTEGALSLAQMRGITNLPGRMASASFEHHMNLDYSGYPKLNVPWKLSMTGRILMIADCYDAMTSSRVYRREPMSPAKVLNIMFAKSGSSFDPTLMKLFMTCVGIIPIGSLVMLDTNELAVVLKPAIDQAEAEYPYVKVITDPAGTPIDNGRELDLREKDEMGEYRHYIVRLIDNTERKFDTSRYFV; encoded by the coding sequence GTGACTGAACCATTGCGCAGCTCAGACCCCGCCACAGCCTCTGCGGCGGCGGCACAGCCCATTCTGACCCATGAAAAATCGCTCACGAAGAAAGTGGCGAAGGGATCGGAAGCCGGCGACATCTACGACCAGCAAGTCCTCATGCTGGGCACGCAATTGGTCACCCAGCTGAGCATCCTCATCAAGATGTTCCGCATCCATGGCCGCACAAACGCCGCGCTGGATGGCCCCGTCGACACCGCCATGACCGTGATCGCCACGCTGGCTCATGAGGAGCCCGCCACCATCCGGCTTCAAAACGATTTTCTCTTTCTCGGCCAGCGCCACCTGAAAGTGACCTCCGGGCAAATGGCCGTGTTCTCGATCGTCATCGACACGTTCAACAAATGGAACATCGGCGGGGTTTCGTTTGCAGCCTCGACGACTCCGCGGGATCTTCGAGAACTGGCGTACCAGCTGGCCACATTCGATGTCGTCAAAAGCTCACTGGACACCCTGCGTACCGCGCTGGAAGAACAGTCCGTCAAGGGCATTACCATCGAAGAGCGCCGGGTCCTTCGCGGCAAAGCGACGGCGAAAACACGCTATGCCAACGCCGCCGCCGCCGTTGGGAAACTCATCCAAGACTCTCGTGAAAAAGGCACCATCGGGTTCAAACAGGCGAAACGGGCGATTCAAAGCATCGTCGACCTCATGATGAACGACGAAGCCTCCCTGCTCGGGCTGACGACCTTGCGCTGCCACGATCAATACACCCACAACCACTCCGTCAACGTTTCTCTGCTCTCAATGGCCTTGGGAAACCGGGCCGGCTATCCCAAAGTCGAGCTGGCCGATTTGGGGCTCGCAGCCCTCTTCCACGATCTCGGGAAAGCCACCATCCCGATGGAGGTGTTGAACAAGCCGGGAGAATTCACAGAAGAAGAATGGCAAATGATGCGCAATCATCCCACCGAGGGGGCACTGAGCCTCGCGCAGATGCGCGGGATCACCAATTTGCCAGGCCGCATGGCCTCCGCCTCATTCGAGCACCACATGAACCTGGACTATTCCGGCTATCCCAAGCTCAACGTCCCCTGGAAATTGTCCATGACCGGGCGCATCCTCATGATCGCCGACTGTTATGACGCCATGACCTCGTCGCGGGTCTATCGGCGGGAGCCGATGTCTCCGGCCAAAGTCCTGAATATCATGTTTGCCAAGTCCGGCTCGTCCTTCGATCCCACCCTGATGAAGCTCTTCATGACCTGCGTCGGCATTATTCCGATCGGCAGCCTCGTCATGCTGGACACGAATGAGCTGGCCGTCGTCCTCAAGCCTGCGATCGACCAGGCCGAGGCGGAATATCCCTACGTCAAGGTGATCACGGATCCCGCCGGAACGCCGATCGACAATGGCCGCGAACTCGACCTCCGCGAGAAGGACGAGATGGGCGAATACCGCCACTATATTGTCCGGCTCATCGACAATACCGAGCGCAAATTCGACACCAGCCGCTATTTCGTCTAG
- a CDS encoding GDSL-type esterase/lipase family protein, whose product MNQPVRVICFGDSLTAGFQAPTRENPQGQSTPYGEWVQARLGTAGEVRVSGICGELTAEMLLRFRRDVLAHHPHYVVILGGTNDLGWNGPPAEIMRNLVKMYEQTLAAGGVPVPVTVPSLRVEDAGSSREGQEWVAGHVARRFELNGLIGAYARTKALPAIDLFAATAEPDTNLLAREYSNDGLHLSTAGYRLFADLVYRQVLQPALAQQ is encoded by the coding sequence ATGAATCAGCCCGTCCGCGTCATCTGTTTTGGCGACAGCCTGACTGCCGGGTTTCAGGCCCCGACGAGGGAGAATCCCCAAGGTCAGTCCACTCCCTATGGCGAGTGGGTGCAGGCACGGCTCGGTACCGCCGGTGAGGTGCGGGTCAGTGGAATCTGCGGCGAATTGACCGCGGAAATGCTCTTGCGGTTCCGGCGGGATGTGTTGGCGCATCACCCCCACTATGTCGTCATTCTGGGAGGAACCAACGACCTGGGGTGGAATGGGCCGCCGGCCGAGATCATGCGCAACTTGGTCAAGATGTATGAACAGACGCTGGCCGCCGGCGGAGTGCCGGTTCCGGTCACCGTGCCCTCCCTCAGGGTGGAAGATGCCGGAAGCAGCCGCGAGGGGCAGGAGTGGGTGGCCGGTCATGTGGCCCGGCGCTTCGAACTCAATGGCTTGATCGGTGCCTATGCCAGGACGAAGGCGCTTCCGGCGATCGACTTGTTTGCCGCCACCGCCGAACCAGACACCAACTTGCTGGCCCGGGAGTATTCCAACGACGGGCTCCATCTCAGCACGGCGGGCTATCGTCTTTTTGCCGATCTCGTCTATCGGCAGGTCTTGCAGCCTGCATTGGCACAGCAATAA
- a CDS encoding thioredoxin domain-containing protein translates to MSLGLQPVTDADFDRVVERAAVPVLVEFWKPGCGHCHALMRELAQLQDELGAKVLVLAMNVEENFQIPAELDVTSLPALALYRDGSFERFIGGLGTKEEIRKQVHTAR, encoded by the coding sequence ATGTCTTTAGGCCTTCAACCAGTGACCGATGCGGATTTCGACCGGGTGGTCGAGCGTGCCGCCGTGCCGGTGCTGGTCGAGTTCTGGAAGCCGGGTTGCGGGCATTGTCACGCGTTGATGCGCGAATTGGCGCAATTGCAGGACGAACTCGGAGCGAAGGTGCTGGTTCTGGCCATGAACGTCGAGGAGAACTTCCAGATCCCAGCCGAACTCGACGTGACCTCGCTTCCGGCCCTGGCCCTCTACCGTGATGGATCGTTCGAGCGGTTCATCGGCGGGTTGGGAACGAAGGAGGAGATTCGGAAGCAGGTGCACACCGCTCGGTGA
- the zwf gene encoding glucose-6-phosphate dehydrogenase: MAATNPRIDISPSQETLPPVEPCTLVIFGGSGDLAKRRLIPALYNLLLDGLMPSNYVVLGLGRKPMSDDEFRAAVREGVMTHSRQALIEDTWNAFARHLFYLAGENDDPHTYIRLKARAEELEQTFRLPGNRIFYLSIPPSSFTPVCEGLSSSGAAIKANGHSPYARIIVEKPVGRDLASAKAINEVTARVFDESQIFRIDHYLGKETVQNLMVVRFANSIFEPLWNHKYIDHVQITVSEAEGVGTRASYYEEAGALRDMVQNHLLQLLCLVAMEPPYSLDPDVVRNAKMEVLRCLRPIAGKDVEEFTVRAQYTEGTAHGEAVPGYRRAQGVRPNSTTETYVALKCFVENWRWSGVPFYLRTGKALPLRASEIAVQFKDIPQILFNANAQAPQAPNVLTLRIQPEEGLSLRIVSRVPGTRAQTHPVEMNFKYGEVFGRPSPEAYERLLLDVMAGDASRFMRRDAVEASWAWITQILDGWQQSGQRWLPEYQAGTWGPVEADRLIQHDGRTWRTL, encoded by the coding sequence ATGGCAGCCACGAACCCACGCATCGACATCAGCCCGTCCCAGGAGACCCTGCCTCCCGTCGAGCCCTGCACGCTGGTGATTTTCGGCGGATCGGGCGATCTGGCCAAACGCCGGCTGATCCCCGCGCTCTATAATCTGCTCCTCGACGGCCTCATGCCCTCCAACTATGTCGTGCTGGGACTCGGCCGCAAACCGATGAGTGACGATGAGTTCCGCGCCGCCGTTCGCGAGGGGGTCATGACACATTCCCGCCAGGCGCTGATTGAGGACACCTGGAATGCGTTCGCCCGCCATCTGTTCTACCTGGCCGGAGAAAACGACGATCCGCACACCTACATCCGGCTCAAGGCCCGTGCGGAGGAGCTGGAACAGACCTTCCGCTTGCCGGGCAACCGCATCTTCTATCTCAGCATCCCGCCCAGCTCGTTCACGCCTGTGTGCGAAGGCCTCTCCAGCTCAGGCGCCGCCATCAAAGCCAATGGCCATAGTCCCTACGCCCGCATCATCGTGGAAAAACCGGTCGGCCGCGATCTGGCCTCGGCCAAAGCCATTAATGAAGTCACCGCCCGCGTCTTCGACGAATCTCAAATCTTTCGAATCGACCATTATCTGGGCAAAGAAACCGTGCAGAACCTCATGGTCGTGCGGTTCGCCAACAGCATCTTCGAGCCACTCTGGAACCACAAATACATCGACCACGTCCAAATCACCGTCAGCGAAGCGGAGGGGGTCGGCACCAGAGCCAGCTATTACGAAGAAGCGGGCGCGTTGCGCGACATGGTGCAAAACCACCTCCTCCAATTGCTCTGTCTCGTGGCCATGGAACCGCCCTACTCGCTCGACCCGGATGTCGTGCGCAACGCCAAGATGGAAGTGCTGCGCTGCCTGCGCCCAATCGCGGGGAAAGACGTGGAGGAATTTACGGTTCGCGCACAGTACACCGAAGGCACCGCCCACGGTGAAGCGGTGCCGGGCTATCGGCGGGCACAAGGGGTACGCCCCAATTCGACGACCGAAACCTATGTCGCGCTGAAGTGTTTCGTGGAAAATTGGCGCTGGTCCGGCGTGCCCTTCTACCTGCGCACCGGCAAGGCCTTGCCGTTACGCGCGAGTGAAATCGCGGTGCAGTTCAAAGACATTCCGCAAATTCTCTTCAACGCCAACGCCCAGGCCCCGCAGGCTCCCAATGTCCTGACACTCCGTATTCAGCCGGAAGAAGGCTTGTCGTTGCGCATCGTCTCGCGCGTGCCTGGCACCAGAGCGCAGACACATCCGGTTGAAATGAATTTCAAGTACGGGGAAGTCTTCGGCCGCCCCTCACCCGAAGCCTACGAGCGGCTGCTCTTAGACGTCATGGCCGGGGATGCGTCACGCTTTATGCGCCGTGACGCCGTAGAAGCCTCCTGGGCCTGGATTACGCAGATCCTTGACGGGTGGCAACAATCCGGACAACGCTGGCTCCCAGAATATCAAGCCGGCACCTGGGGCCCGGTCGAAGCCGACCGCCTCATCCAACACGACGGCCGCACCTGGCGGACGCTGTAA
- the gnd gene encoding decarboxylating 6-phosphogluconate dehydrogenase — MELGFIGLGKMGMNMVTRLRRDQHRVVVFDRSADLVTQAEGQGCIASSSLADLVGKLSAPRTVWIMVPSGMPTEETVHAVAALLHPGDTIIDGGNTRFHDDVRRAAELKARQIHYIDAGTSGGIWGLKVGYCLMIGGEEAPIKRLTPLFTTLAPENGWAHVGGHGAGHYVKMVHNGIEYSMMQGYAEGFELMSKSEYHLDLGRIADLWMHGSVVRSWLLELAVSALKDDPKLEKLKGFVQDSGEGRWMIADAIEKDVPVPTLTTALFTRFRSRQEQSFAEKMLAALRNAFGGHAVRR; from the coding sequence ATGGAACTCGGATTCATCGGGCTTGGCAAAATGGGCATGAACATGGTCACGCGATTACGCCGCGACCAGCATCGTGTCGTCGTCTTCGACCGGTCGGCCGATCTGGTCACGCAGGCTGAGGGCCAGGGCTGCATCGCCTCGTCCTCGCTCGCCGATCTCGTTGGCAAACTCAGCGCCCCGCGAACGGTGTGGATCATGGTCCCCTCGGGCATGCCGACAGAAGAGACCGTACACGCCGTCGCCGCCCTGCTCCATCCAGGCGACACCATCATTGATGGTGGAAATACCCGGTTCCATGACGATGTCCGTCGAGCCGCTGAGCTCAAAGCCAGACAGATCCATTACATCGATGCCGGCACCAGCGGCGGCATCTGGGGACTGAAAGTGGGGTATTGCCTCATGATTGGCGGGGAGGAGGCTCCGATCAAGCGGCTCACACCGCTCTTCACGACACTCGCCCCCGAGAACGGCTGGGCCCATGTCGGCGGCCACGGCGCCGGACACTATGTGAAAATGGTGCACAACGGCATCGAGTACAGCATGATGCAGGGCTATGCCGAAGGGTTTGAGCTGATGTCCAAGAGTGAATACCACCTCGACCTGGGCCGCATCGCCGACTTGTGGATGCACGGCAGTGTGGTGCGCTCATGGCTCTTGGAGCTGGCGGTCAGCGCGCTCAAGGACGACCCCAAACTGGAGAAGCTCAAAGGCTTTGTGCAGGACTCAGGAGAAGGCCGCTGGATGATTGCCGACGCCATCGAAAAAGATGTGCCGGTCCCGACGCTCACGACCGCCCTCTTTACCCGATTCCGGTCGCGGCAGGAACAATCCTTTGCCGAGAAGATGCTGGCGGCGCTACGGAATGCCTTCGGCGGCCACGCCGTACGCCGGTAA